The Deltaproteobacteria bacterium DNA segment CCACCACCTTACGTTTGCCCTTGGTGTCCTTGCCGAACGAGATGGTACCGTCGATCTCGCTGATGACGGCGAACTCCTTCGGCTTGCGGGCCTCGAACAGTTCAGCCACCCGCGGCAAACCACCGGTGATGTCCTTGGTCTTGGTGGTTTCGCGGGGGATCTTGGCGATCACGTCACCGGCGGAAACCTTCTGCCCTTCGCCGACGTGGATGTGGGCCCCGACGGGGAGCTGATAGCGCGCGTACGACTCTGACGACGGCAGTTTCAACGTATGCCCCTGGTCGTCTTTGATCGAGACGCGCGGGCGCTTGTCGAGGTCCTTGCAGTCGATGATTACCTTGGTGGACAACCCCGTGCGTTCGTCGACTTTTTCTTCGATGGTGACCCCATCGAGCAGATCACCGAACTTCACCGTACCGCTGACTTCGGTCAGAATCGGCAGGGTGTAGGGGTCCCACTCGGCGAGCAGGTCGCCGCTCTTGATGCGGGCGCCATCGCGCTTCTTGACCTTGGCGCCGTAAACGATGCGATAGCGCTCGCGCTCGCGTTCCCGGCCCGGTTCCGGGATTTCCACGATGGCGATCTCACCGTTGCGGTTCATCACCACCAGGTCGCCGTCGCGGTTGGTGACGGTGGCCAGGTTGATGAACTTGACGCTGCCGTCATTGCGGGCTTCGAGGGTGGTTTGTTCCGCCCGGCGGCTGGCGGTACCGCCGATATGGAAGGTCCGCATGGTGAGCTGGGTACCGGGCTCGCCGATCGACTGGGCTGCGATCACACCGATAGCTTCGCCCAAGTTGACCATGTGGCCGCGGGCCAGGTCACGTCCGTAGCAGCGGATGCACACGCCGCGGCGCGACTGGCAAGTCAGCACCGAACGGATCTTGACGCGCTCGAGGCCGGACTCCTCGATTGCTTTGACTTTCTCTTCGTCGATTTCCTCGTTGGCCTGCACCAGGACATCATTGGTGAAGGGATCGCGGATATCCTCCAAGGCGACGCGGCCGAGCACTCGGTCGCCCAGGCCTTCGATGATTTCTCCGCCCTCGACCAGCGGGGCGATCTCGATCCCGTCGATGCTGCCGCAGTCATCTTCGGTGATGATCGAATCCTGCGCCACGTCGACCAGCCGGCGGGTCAAGTAGCCCGAGTTGGCGGTCTTCAGGGCGGTGTCCGCCAAGCCCTTGCGGGCGCCGTGGGTCGAGATGAAGTACTGCAAGACGGTGAGGCCTTCGCGGAAGTTGGCAGTGATCGGGGTTTCGATGATCTCGCCGGAAGGTTTCGCCATCAGGCCGCGCATACCGGCGAGTTGGCGAATCTGCTGGGCGCTGCCGCGCGCCCCGGAATCGGCCATCATGAAGATGGGGTTGAAGCTGGCGATGGTGTGTTTGTGGCCCTTGTCATCGGTGGCGGTTTGGGTGCCCAGCGCCCGCATCATCTCGTCGGCGATGCGATCAGTCACTTCGGCCCAGATATCAACGACCTTGTTGTAGCGTTCACCGTCTGTGATCAGCCCCTTATTGTACTGCTCCTCGATCTCGCGAACCTCGCCGTTGGCTTCATCGAGCAGCTTGGCCTTGTTGGCCGGGATCATCATGTCGCGAATAGAGATGGAGATGCCGGCGCGGGTTGCGTATTCGTAACCGAGGTCCTTGAGCTTGTCGGCAAAGATAACCGTCGCCTTGTTGCCGGAGTAACGGTAGGAAAGGTCGATCAGGGTTCCCAGCTCCTTCTTTTTCATGACCCGGTTGACGGCGGAGAAAGGGATCTCCGCGGGCACGATCTCGTACAGCAACACACGGCCGGCGGTGGTCTCGATGCGCTCGCCGTTGTAACGCACGTTGATCGGCGCCTGGAGTTCGACCTCGCCCTGGTCGTAAGCGATGCGAACTTCCTCGAAGCTGGCGAAGCGCTTGCCGGCACCGCGCGCGGTGCTGCGCTCGCGGGTGATGTAATAGAGCCCGAGCACGATGTCTTGCGTCGGCACGATGATGGGTTTGCCGTGCGCCGGCGAGAGGATGTTGTTGGTCGACATCATCAACGCGCGGGCTTCCACCTGCGCCTCCACCGACAAGGGCACGTGCACCGCCATCTGGTCGCCGTCGAAGTCGGCGTTGTAGGCGGCGCACACCAGGGGATGCAATTGGATGGCCTTGCCTTCGATCAGGATCGGCTCGAAGGCTTGAATGCCGAGTCGATGCAGAGTGGGGGCACGATTGAGCAGCACTGGGTGTTCGCGGATCACCTCATCGAGAATGTCCCAGACCTCGGGCCCTTCCTTTTCGACCATCTTCTTAGCGCTCTTGATGGTGGTTACGAATCCGCGCTCTTCCAGCTTGTTGTAGATGAAGGGCTTGAACAGCTCGAGCGCCATCTTCTTGGGCAGCCCGCACTGGTGCAGTCGCAGCTCCGGACCGACGACGATGACCGAGCGGCCGGAGTAATCGACGCGCTTGCCGAGCAAGTTCTGGCGGAAGCGGCCGGTCTTGCCCTTGAGCATGTCGGAGAGCGACTTCAGCGGCCGTTTGTTCGGCCCGGTGATGGCGCGGCCACGGCGGCCGTTATCGAACAAGGCGTCGACGGCCTCTTGCAGCATGCGCTTTTCGTTGCGGATGATGATATCCGGCGCGCTCAGCTCCATCAGCCGCTTGAGGCGGTTGTTAC contains these protein-coding regions:
- the rpoC gene encoding DNA-directed RNA polymerase subunit beta'; translation: MEDLFTLFEKPKNPLSFNALRIALASPDRIRSWSHGEVRKPETINYRTFKPERDGLFCAKIFGPTKDYECNCGKYKRMRHRGVVCEKCGVEVIQSKVRRERMGHIDLATPVAHIWFLKSLPSRIGTLLDMTLKELEKVLYFECYVVTQPGKTPLQYKELLSEQRYRKAREEFGEGFEAEMGAEAIRKLLKDIDVEPVSDELRIEMREATSEAKRKKIAKRLKVMTAFKQSGNRPEWMIMESIPVIPPDLRPLVPLDGGRFATSDLNDLYRRVINRNNRLKRLMELSAPDIIIRNEKRMLQEAVDALFDNGRRGRAITGPNKRPLKSLSDMLKGKTGRFRQNLLGKRVDYSGRSVIVVGPELRLHQCGLPKKMALELFKPFIYNKLEERGFVTTIKSAKKMVEKEGPEVWDILDEVIREHPVLLNRAPTLHRLGIQAFEPILIEGKAIQLHPLVCAAYNADFDGDQMAVHVPLSVEAQVEARALMMSTNNILSPAHGKPIIVPTQDIVLGLYYITRERSTARGAGKRFASFEEVRIAYDQGEVELQAPINVRYNGERIETTAGRVLLYEIVPAEIPFSAVNRVMKKKELGTLIDLSYRYSGNKATVIFADKLKDLGYEYATRAGISISIRDMMIPANKAKLLDEANGEVREIEEQYNKGLITDGERYNKVVDIWAEVTDRIADEMMRALGTQTATDDKGHKHTIASFNPIFMMADSGARGSAQQIRQLAGMRGLMAKPSGEIIETPITANFREGLTVLQYFISTHGARKGLADTALKTANSGYLTRRLVDVAQDSIITEDDCGSIDGIEIAPLVEGGEIIEGLGDRVLGRVALEDIRDPFTNDVLVQANEEIDEEKVKAIEESGLERVKIRSVLTCQSRRGVCIRCYGRDLARGHMVNLGEAIGVIAAQSIGEPGTQLTMRTFHIGGTASRRAEQTTLEARNDGSVKFINLATVTNRDGDLVVMNRNGEIAIVEIPEPGRERERERYRIVYGAKVKKRDGARIKSGDLLAEWDPYTLPILTEVSGTVKFGDLLDGVTIEEKVDERTGLSTKVIIDCKDLDKRPRVSIKDDQGHTLKLPSSESYARYQLPVGAHIHVGEGQKVSAGDVIAKIPRETTKTKDITGGLPRVAELFEARKPKEFAVISEIDGTISFGKDTKGKRKVVVTPEVGEPREYLIPKGKHISVHEGDQVRAGEALMDGSSNPHDILTILGEKALAKYLVDEVQEIYRLQGVRINDKHIEVIVRQMLRRVRIKEVGDSDFLIGDQIEKWRFEEENGKVLARSGEPAIAEPLLLGITKASLSTESFISAASFQETTKVLTEASINGKVDHLVGLKENVIMGRLIPAGTGVSAYARMELVAEQPEGVGDEEPVPVVAEASEG